The genomic window CAGCAAGGTGAATACGTGTAAGTGTATTAGGCAGAGGCAAAAGTTTGTCATCGTTTTTGAGCAAGACGGCGGTCTTTTGAACAATACTCCGAGCTATGTTACGGTGTGTTTCGCTACCAACTTTCTCTAAGAGGTCTGCTCTGGCGTAGGGCTTCTCAAACAAGCCTAAGGCGAGTTTCGCACGTAGCACACGTCTGACTGCGTCATCAATGCGCTGAGGCGGAATTTTTTGCTGACGCACTAGCGTGCGTAAAATTGTCATGAACTCCTTGTAATTTGCAGGCAGCATGATAACATCAATCCCAGCGGTAACTGCTCTTTCAATGCAGTCAATTGTATCGCCAGCGATATCATAGATTCCGCCCCAATCCGAGAGCACGATTCCCTCAAATTTCAACTCGTTCTTGAGCACAGATTGAATTAAGTATTTTTGACCATGGATTTTCTCTCCGTTGAAGCGGCTGTATGAGAGCATCACGGAGCCTACACCAGATTGCACAGCGGCAATGTAGGGCGGAAAGTGAATTGCACGCAGGGTTTTCCCATCAATTTCGATGTCGCCTTCGTTGATACCCTTGAGTGTTGCGCCATCGCCGACAAAATGCTTAGCACAGGCTAACACACCATCCTCACTAAGACGATCACCTTGATAGCCCTTGATAGCAGCCGACACACATTTTGCAACCAGTTCAGGAAACTCGGAATACGACTCATAGGTTCTGCCCCAGCGCTCATCGCGGGCGACAGCTGCACAAGGTGCTAAGTTCCATGTAAAGCCAGCCGCACGCATTTCCACCTTCGTGATTTCTGCAGCTTGACGAATGGCGCTTTCATCAGTACTGCAGCCCATTCCAATGTTGTGCGGCAACACCACAGAGCCAAAGACCAAGGCATTGCCATGCACGGCATCAATAGCAGAAAGGAGCGGGATTTTTAGACGGGTGCGCAAGGCATAACTTTGCAACGTATCGTTCAGTGCAGCCCAACTG from [Chlorobium] sp. 445 includes these protein-coding regions:
- a CDS encoding beta-glucosidase — protein: MTPLQEAFRAFLIVRTKTTMQYRCQRFLFLAFLASVSCFSCQGNAPTLNERVTAIMSKMTLDEKIGQMMMVGVQYLESPEDIQKYFIGSVVASVGFYPKPNSSDARSWAALNDTLQSYALRTRLKIPLLSAIDAVHGNALVFGSVVLPHNIGMGCSTDESAIRQAAEITKVEMRAAGFTWNLAPCAAVARDERWGRTYESYSEFPELVAKCVSAAIKGYQGDRLSEDGVLACAKHFVGDGATLKGINEGDIEIDGKTLRAIHFPPYIAAVQSGVGSVMLSYSRFNGEKIHGQKYLIQSVLKNELKFEGIVLSDWGGIYDIAGDTIDCIERAVTAGIDVIMLPANYKEFMTILRTLVRQQKIPPQRIDDAVRRVLRAKLALGLFEKPYARADLLEKVGSETHRNIARSIVQKTAVLLKNDDKLLPLPNTLTRIHLAGKSANSLANQCGGWTVDFNDFTKTPDSIAFGETFYQALRRTIGKNTMLSYSPDGSGAAGASVGIVVIGETPYTETDGDSPNPVISEEDLIPIRNIASAKVPVVVVLLTGRPLVLGEALAKSSAFLVAWLPGTEIRGIVDLLFGEAKPTAKLSHSFPRTLEQIPINVGEGKTEPLFKFGEGLSY